Proteins encoded in a region of the Verrucomicrobiota bacterium genome:
- a CDS encoding mannose-1-phosphate guanyltransferase, protein MKAKPTPNNRFAIIMAGGRGERFWPVSREKTPKQLIKLLGDRSFLQQAVDRVLPLVPAKNVLVITNEVQEPEVRKQLPKLPKENIVAEPVGRDTCAAVTLGAAIVGARSTTGVMAVLPADHVIPEEKRFQQVLADCFDLAGRGQAIVTIGIKPTEPATGYGYIHVGEPLPPPHGAKPYKTTFSRAERFVEKPHYEKAIEYVNSGQYRWNAGMFIWSFVTITEGLQKHVPEMFAACHRWFEAAKSSAKLAKVLAKDYPGLKKISIDFALLEHAQNVIVADGAFEWDDLGSWNALARHLRSDPEGNCAVADLIHVDAARNLVFDARTKNRTPIAIVGLRDSILVQTDDATLIAHKSQAQKVKELVKKLSESKEYKKLV, encoded by the coding sequence GTGAAAGCCAAACCAACCCCCAACAACCGTTTCGCCATCATCATGGCCGGCGGGCGCGGCGAGCGCTTCTGGCCCGTCAGCCGCGAGAAGACGCCCAAGCAATTGATCAAGCTGCTGGGCGATCGCTCTTTCCTTCAGCAAGCGGTGGACCGCGTGCTGCCGCTCGTGCCTGCGAAGAACGTTCTCGTGATTACTAACGAAGTCCAGGAACCCGAAGTGCGCAAGCAGTTGCCCAAATTACCGAAGGAGAACATCGTCGCCGAACCGGTGGGCCGTGACACTTGCGCCGCGGTCACGCTGGGCGCGGCGATCGTAGGCGCGCGTTCTACGACCGGGGTCATGGCCGTCTTGCCCGCCGATCACGTGATCCCCGAGGAAAAGCGATTTCAGCAAGTGCTTGCCGATTGTTTCGATCTGGCCGGCCGCGGCCAGGCCATCGTCACCATTGGCATCAAGCCGACCGAACCGGCGACTGGCTATGGCTACATTCACGTGGGTGAACCGCTGCCCCCGCCCCACGGCGCGAAACCTTACAAAACAACCTTTTCCAGGGCCGAGCGTTTCGTTGAGAAACCGCATTATGAAAAGGCGATCGAGTATGTGAACAGCGGACAGTATCGATGGAACGCGGGCATGTTCATCTGGTCGTTCGTGACGATTACGGAAGGACTGCAGAAGCACGTGCCCGAAATGTTCGCGGCCTGCCACCGCTGGTTTGAAGCCGCCAAATCCTCCGCCAAACTCGCCAAAGTCCTCGCGAAGGACTATCCCGGCTTGAAGAAAATCTCGATCGACTTCGCTTTGCTGGAGCACGCGCAAAACGTCATCGTGGCGGACGGCGCCTTCGAGTGGGATGACCTGGGATCCTGGAACGCCCTGGCGCGCCATCTCCGATCCGATCCGGAAGGCAATTGCGCGGTCGCTGATCTCATTCACGTCGATGCCGCGCGGAATCTGGTTTTCGACGCGCGCACGAAGAACCGCACGCCCATCGCCATCGTGGGCCTGCGCGACTCGATCCTCGTGCAGACCGACGACGCCACGCTGATTGCTCACAAGAGCCAGGCGCAAAAGGTCAAAGAGTTGGTCAAGAAACTCTCCGAGTCCAAGGAATACAAGAAGCTGGTTTGA
- a CDS encoding AP protein, producing the protein MTSAGALSCTSTLSFKILAALFALFACLQSAEAASLKTQNVFLIMSDGLRWQEVFGGAEELLIDAKNGGVKNTNSLRREFWRESPEERRQALLPFFWTEIAKRGQLLGNQNQGSVVNIANDRKFSYPGYNEVLTGAADPRVDSNAKKLNANVTVFEWLHGRSGFQAKVALFATWDVFPYIFNIERSKLPIWPAWGPRFENPEIQVPEAVTALLRDTTQIWESVIFDSFLFHAALDHVKRKQPRLLFLGFGETDEWAHAGRYDHYLTAAHQVDAFIRRLWETVQAMPQYRDKTTFIITTDHGRGAGPSAWKDHGEKIAGAEGIWIAVIGPDTPPLGERTQASTATQSQIAATISALLGEDYRSDFPKAAAPIPDLLK; encoded by the coding sequence ATGACGTCCGCGGGCGCTCTCAGTTGCACCTCGACGCTTTCGTTCAAGATCCTGGCTGCGTTGTTTGCGCTCTTCGCTTGCTTGCAGAGTGCAGAAGCAGCGAGTTTGAAGACCCAGAACGTCTTCCTCATCATGAGCGACGGGTTGCGCTGGCAGGAAGTCTTTGGCGGGGCTGAGGAACTGCTCATCGACGCCAAGAACGGCGGGGTGAAGAACACCAACTCCCTCCGCCGGGAATTCTGGCGCGAGTCACCGGAAGAGCGTCGGCAGGCTTTGCTGCCATTTTTCTGGACGGAAATTGCGAAGCGCGGCCAACTGCTCGGCAACCAGAACCAGGGCAGCGTGGTCAACATTGCCAATGACCGGAAGTTCTCTTATCCAGGGTACAACGAAGTCCTCACCGGAGCGGCTGATCCGCGGGTGGACAGCAACGCGAAAAAGTTGAACGCCAATGTCACCGTCTTCGAGTGGCTCCACGGACGCAGCGGGTTTCAAGCGAAGGTGGCCCTGTTCGCCACCTGGGACGTCTTCCCTTACATTTTCAACATCGAGCGCAGCAAACTACCCATTTGGCCCGCTTGGGGACCTCGGTTTGAAAACCCGGAAATCCAGGTGCCCGAAGCCGTCACCGCGCTCCTGCGCGACACGACGCAGATTTGGGAAAGCGTGATTTTCGATTCGTTCCTGTTCCACGCGGCGCTCGACCACGTGAAACGCAAACAGCCGCGCTTGCTCTTCCTCGGCTTCGGCGAAACCGATGAATGGGCCCACGCGGGCCGGTACGATCATTACCTCACCGCCGCGCATCAGGTCGATGCTTTCATCCGCCGACTCTGGGAAACGGTCCAAGCGATGCCGCAGTATCGCGACAAGACCACGTTCATTATCACGACCGACCACGGGCGCGGCGCCGGTCCGAGCGCGTGGAAGGATCATGGGGAAAAGATCGCCGGCGCCGAAGGCATTTGGATCGCTGTGATCGGCCCGGACACTCCGCCGCTCGGCGAGCGCACCCAGGCTTCGACCGCGACGCAAAGCCAGATCGCCGCAACCATCTCCGCGTTGCTGGGCGAGGATTATCGATCGGACTTCCCGAAGGCCGCAGCGCCGATCCCAGATCTCCTGAAGTAA
- a CDS encoding tryptophan synthase subunit alpha has product MNRIVERFAHLKSRRQKGFVVYIGAGDPNLQTTRDLAVAFDRNGVDVLELGVPFSDPLADGLVNQLAAQRGLDSGTTPSKIFDTVAAIRRESQIPIVLYVYYNLVHRRGLEKFVADASRAGVDGLLALDLPPEEADAYERLMKAADLCAIWLVAPTTPEDRIEKIVRRGTGFIYYISREGVTGMRDAVAANLGDRIAAIRRHTALPIAVGFGISNPDQARLVAQCAEAVVVGSAVVNQIARYGGEKDLVARVNTFVESLGHAIK; this is encoded by the coding sequence ATGAATCGCATTGTCGAACGATTCGCTCACCTTAAATCCCGCCGCCAAAAAGGCTTCGTCGTTTACATCGGGGCGGGCGACCCCAATCTCCAAACCACGCGCGACCTCGCGGTGGCCTTTGACAGGAACGGCGTGGATGTCCTGGAACTCGGCGTTCCCTTCAGCGACCCGCTTGCCGATGGGCTGGTCAATCAACTTGCGGCCCAACGCGGCCTCGATTCGGGCACAACACCGTCGAAGATTTTCGATACCGTTGCTGCGATCCGGCGCGAATCCCAGATTCCGATCGTCCTCTACGTCTATTACAACCTCGTCCATCGCCGCGGCCTGGAAAAGTTCGTCGCTGACGCCTCGCGCGCTGGAGTCGATGGCTTGCTCGCGCTCGATTTGCCGCCGGAAGAAGCCGACGCTTACGAGCGGTTGATGAAAGCGGCAGATTTGTGCGCGATCTGGCTGGTGGCGCCGACGACGCCGGAGGACCGCATTGAAAAGATCGTCCGCCGCGGCACGGGCTTCATCTATTACATTTCCCGCGAAGGCGTGACGGGAATGCGCGACGCTGTCGCCGCGAATCTGGGCGATCGGATTGCGGCCATCCGGCGTCACACCGCCCTCCCAATTGCCGTCGGCTTCGGCATCTCCAACCCGGATCAAGCGCGTCTCGTCGCCCAATGTGCGGAAGCGGTGGTTGTCGGCAGCGCCGTCGTCAACCAGATTGCCCGGTACGGGGGCGAGAAGGATCTGGTGGCGCGGGTCAACACATTTGTCGAATCACTCGGTCACGCCATCAAATAG
- a CDS encoding GNAT family N-acetyltransferase — protein sequence MPAIITAERPDSPDARALIDELEAELAPLYPCESRHGYSVEKLIREAVAFFLIRDHGTPAGCGGLQLFGAEYGEVKRMYVRPQFRGLGFARLLLAHLADHARSQGVGLLRLETGIHQHAAIRLYERAGFRRIPPFGEYKDDPRSLFYQKRVP from the coding sequence ATGCCAGCCATCATTACCGCTGAACGACCCGACAGTCCCGACGCCAGAGCGTTGATTGATGAGCTTGAGGCAGAGTTGGCGCCGCTGTATCCGTGTGAAAGCCGTCACGGTTACTCCGTGGAGAAGTTGATCAGAGAAGCCGTGGCTTTTTTCCTCATCCGCGACCATGGCACCCCCGCCGGCTGTGGAGGCCTCCAACTGTTTGGTGCCGAGTACGGCGAAGTCAAGCGGATGTACGTCCGGCCGCAGTTTCGGGGTTTAGGTTTCGCCAGGTTGCTGTTGGCGCATCTCGCCGACCATGCCCGAAGCCAGGGTGTCGGCTTACTGCGGCTGGAAACTGGCATTCATCAGCACGCGGCTATCAGGTTGTACGAGCGTGCCGGCTTTCGGAGGATTCCGCCTTTTGGAGAGTACAAAGACGACCCGCGCAGCTTGTTCTATCAGAAACGTGTCCCGTGA
- a CDS encoding type III pantothenate kinase, which produces MILLFDIGNTHTHLGLANSRRVVQQLDIPTLQWSSAAAARRVDAWVGNVRLDGVALCSVVPRVTPAVRSFVQRRWHLACLQLTLKTLVEIGIDYPEPSSIGQDRLANAVAVKHHYGAPAVVVDFGTAVTFDVVNRAGNYAGGIIAPGLSAMTDYLHEKTALLPAIQIREIRTVVGKNTRDAMLIGAVHGYRGLIRELLRELKLELRSPRLPVVATGGYAGLIAAKLPEITAVEPLLTLEGLRLCREGNVKRKTQNVMRTDQ; this is translated from the coding sequence ATGATCCTTCTTTTCGACATCGGGAACACGCACACCCATCTTGGCCTCGCCAACTCCAGGCGCGTGGTCCAACAATTGGACATCCCTACGCTTCAGTGGTCGAGTGCCGCCGCGGCGCGTCGAGTGGACGCCTGGGTCGGGAATGTTCGCCTGGATGGCGTCGCCCTGTGCAGCGTCGTCCCCAGGGTCACCCCGGCCGTGCGCAGCTTTGTGCAGCGCCGCTGGCATCTGGCCTGTCTGCAATTGACGCTGAAAACGCTCGTGGAGATCGGCATTGATTATCCTGAACCGAGCAGCATCGGCCAGGATCGGCTGGCCAACGCCGTGGCCGTGAAACACCATTACGGCGCGCCGGCGGTGGTCGTGGATTTCGGGACGGCGGTGACGTTCGACGTGGTTAATCGCGCCGGCAACTACGCCGGTGGCATTATCGCGCCCGGTCTCTCAGCCATGACGGATTACCTTCACGAAAAGACGGCCCTTCTGCCGGCCATTCAGATTCGCGAAATCCGGACGGTCGTCGGCAAAAACACGCGCGACGCCATGTTGATCGGCGCCGTGCACGGATATCGCGGCCTGATCCGCGAATTGCTCCGCGAACTCAAGCTGGAACTCCGCAGCCCGCGTTTGCCTGTGGTCGCGACCGGAGGTTACGCGGGCCTCATCGCGGCGAAGCTGCCCGAGATCACAGCCGTGGAGCCGCTTCTGACCCTGGAGGGGCTGCGGTTGTGCCGGGAGGGGAATGTGAAGCGTAAAACGCAAAACGTAATGCGTACTGATCAGTAA
- a CDS encoding NAD(P)H-hydrate dehydratase, with amino-acid sequence MPIPILTVSQMRDWEKATWAAGRSEADVISRVGYIVAQRAKQMTRPGDLIVVLAGKGHNGDDARQASRNFSDREVYLINVTEPEVSVKEFMSQLQLEPALILDGLFGVGLNRPLAGEWTKLVDKINSSRVPILSIDVPSGLDADIGEAQGTAIRATVTLTLGAPKRGLLAATAWAHVGRLELAADIGLVPRTLASDLQWTVREDFLDYPPARPVAGHKGTFGHVTLFAGSVGYHGAAVLAARAALRAHPGLVTMFTCEEVYIAVAAQLQAAMVHPWRPGRDLPESATTVLFGPGLASSHVLAEMKDHLARLWKESPLPVVVDASGLDWLPQGPVKSGALRVITPHFGEAARLLNSKAGLVQNDRVRAVRDLSQLYGDCWVVLKGYQTLVGRSSGEIYVNSSGNPLLAQGGSGDALAGYLSGLLAQPGLQSETLTALRYAVWQHGASADHLSSRQRNWIVEDLIDTLGNVPE; translated from the coding sequence ATGCCAATTCCCATCCTGACTGTCTCGCAAATGCGCGACTGGGAGAAAGCCACCTGGGCTGCCGGACGATCCGAAGCCGACGTCATCAGCCGCGTGGGCTACATCGTCGCGCAACGCGCCAAGCAAATGACGCGTCCCGGTGACTTGATCGTGGTCCTCGCGGGCAAAGGACACAATGGCGATGACGCGCGGCAGGCGAGTCGAAATTTTTCCGACCGTGAGGTATATTTGATCAACGTCACCGAGCCTGAGGTTTCGGTTAAGGAATTCATGTCCCAACTCCAATTGGAGCCCGCCTTGATTCTGGACGGATTGTTTGGCGTCGGCTTGAACCGTCCCCTGGCCGGTGAGTGGACCAAGCTGGTGGACAAAATCAATTCGTCGCGCGTGCCAATTCTTTCCATCGACGTTCCGTCCGGCCTGGACGCGGACATCGGCGAAGCGCAAGGCACCGCGATCCGAGCCACGGTCACGCTGACGCTCGGCGCGCCTAAGCGCGGATTGCTCGCCGCCACGGCCTGGGCCCACGTCGGCCGGCTCGAACTGGCCGCGGACATCGGCCTCGTTCCGCGGACGCTCGCCAGCGACTTGCAGTGGACTGTTCGCGAAGACTTTTTGGACTATCCTCCAGCAAGACCGGTTGCCGGCCACAAGGGCACGTTCGGGCACGTAACGCTTTTTGCCGGCAGCGTCGGGTATCATGGGGCCGCGGTGTTGGCAGCTCGCGCGGCGTTGCGGGCGCATCCAGGCCTGGTGACCATGTTCACGTGCGAAGAGGTGTATATTGCCGTCGCCGCGCAGCTTCAGGCGGCCATGGTTCATCCGTGGCGGCCCGGCCGGGATTTGCCGGAATCGGCGACGACGGTTTTGTTTGGTCCAGGTTTGGCTTCTTCGCACGTGCTGGCGGAAATGAAGGATCACCTGGCCCGGCTCTGGAAAGAATCGCCCCTGCCTGTTGTCGTGGACGCAAGCGGGCTGGATTGGCTGCCGCAAGGCCCGGTCAAGTCGGGCGCACTGCGCGTGATCACACCGCACTTTGGCGAAGCTGCACGGCTGTTGAACAGCAAGGCCGGGTTGGTGCAGAACGACCGGGTGCGCGCCGTGCGCGACCTTTCGCAACTCTACGGGGACTGCTGGGTTGTGCTCAAGGGGTACCAAACGCTCGTCGGACGGAGCAGCGGGGAAATCTACGTCAATTCATCGGGCAACCCGTTGCTGGCGCAAGGCGGGAGCGGCGACGCGCTGGCGGGCTATTTGAGCGGCTTGCTGGCGCAGCCCGGCCTGCAAAGCGAAACGCTTACGGCGTTGCGTTACGCGGTCTGGCAGCATGGGGCTTCGGCAGACCATCTCTCGTCGCGGCAGCGGAATTGGATCGTGGAGGACCTGATCGATACGCTGGGCAACGTTCCGGAGTAA
- a CDS encoding phenylalanine--tRNA ligase subunit beta, with amino-acid sequence MKVTFNWLKQYVEFNGSADELAERLTMLGLEVEGTHKLSGEFEGIVVGQVITRDKVPGSDKLSVCRVNDGKSERQIICGAQNHKPGDKVALILPNYALPLRPGDKEPFLIKVRKVMGVESHGMMCSPKELGLSEESEGILILREDAKVGQPFAEYLGRATGDFVYDLEITPNRPDLNSVIGIAREISALTGNPLKIPDPNVGQGSSLSGAGRMPALRCENLVAVRIEDFELCPRYTARVVQGVKIGPSPDWLRQTLEKVGIRSINNVVDVTNYVMLEIGQPLHAFDYHLLAKVGQASSLSGAARPTIAVRRASAGEKFTTLDDQEHMLTNDMLLIADETQGVALAGIMGGQNTEINDRTCDVLIESAHFKPANIRRTSKALGLRSESSYRFERGADIAVCDWASRRAAQLILETAGGKLAAGVVDAYPNPAAPRQIALRHTRTSALLGVDIPADQQTEFLHRLGLEILTGPGVAPTTGVRMPHTTVFQIPFFRVDLKREVDLIEEIGRLFGADQIPSTPPRSAIGANAYDAVHDQIAEVRRILAGLGLNEAQGQTLISDTAAELAASPDMSIRLANPLSNDMNVLRPSLLPGLIDSLRHNETRKNSDAALFEVGRVFLSSAGRLNEERRIAVALTGQREALFWSGNERGARFDIYDLKGVLEEFLEQFGLRGTAYARRAEPTKLFLESAVISLGGKMPLGEIGQLQPALAKRHDLRGAVFLAELDLDALLARRNTSRSFKALPAFPSIRRDAAMLVTERTTHEAILHAVKQAKPQNLESVELFDVFRGEHVPAGQKSVAYAFTYRHPERTLTDTEVNAVHEKVVEQLKQKLQAVVRE; translated from the coding sequence ATGAAAGTCACATTCAACTGGCTCAAACAGTACGTCGAATTCAACGGGTCCGCGGACGAACTGGCGGAGCGGCTCACGATGTTGGGCCTCGAGGTTGAAGGCACCCACAAGCTGAGCGGCGAGTTCGAGGGAATCGTCGTCGGCCAGGTGATCACGCGCGACAAGGTGCCGGGTTCGGACAAGCTGTCTGTCTGTCGCGTGAACGATGGCAAAAGCGAGCGCCAGATCATTTGTGGCGCGCAGAATCACAAACCCGGCGACAAGGTGGCGTTGATCTTGCCGAACTATGCCCTGCCGCTGAGGCCAGGAGACAAGGAACCGTTCCTGATTAAGGTCCGCAAAGTGATGGGGGTCGAATCGCATGGCATGATGTGTTCGCCGAAGGAACTCGGACTCTCGGAGGAGTCGGAGGGCATTCTGATCCTGCGCGAAGATGCCAAAGTGGGTCAGCCCTTTGCCGAATACCTGGGGCGAGCCACCGGTGATTTTGTTTACGATTTGGAAATCACGCCCAACCGGCCGGACTTGAACAGTGTGATCGGGATTGCACGGGAAATCAGCGCCTTGACGGGCAACCCTCTGAAGATCCCGGATCCTAACGTAGGACAGGGTTCCAGCTTGTCCGGGGCAGGCAGGATGCCAGCCCTACGTTGCGAGAATCTGGTCGCCGTCCGAATTGAGGATTTTGAGCTTTGTCCGCGCTACACGGCTCGGGTAGTTCAAGGAGTAAAAATCGGTCCAAGCCCGGATTGGCTGCGGCAGACGCTGGAAAAAGTGGGGATCCGCAGCATCAACAACGTGGTCGATGTCACCAACTACGTCATGCTGGAAATCGGCCAGCCGCTGCACGCGTTCGATTATCATTTGCTTGCCAAAGTAGGACAGGCTTCCAGCCTGTCCGGGGCTGCCCGCCCGACGATTGCCGTTCGCCGCGCGAGTGCGGGAGAAAAATTCACAACGCTGGATGATCAAGAACACATGCTGACGAACGATATGCTCTTGATCGCCGACGAGACCCAGGGTGTGGCGCTGGCCGGCATCATGGGCGGCCAGAATACCGAGATTAATGACCGCACCTGCGACGTCCTGATCGAAAGCGCCCATTTCAAACCGGCCAATATTCGCCGCACGAGCAAAGCGCTCGGACTCCGGAGCGAGTCCAGTTATCGATTCGAGCGAGGCGCGGACATTGCCGTTTGCGATTGGGCCAGCCGGCGCGCAGCGCAACTCATTTTGGAAACCGCGGGCGGGAAGCTGGCCGCCGGCGTCGTGGACGCTTACCCGAACCCGGCGGCGCCCAGGCAGATTGCCTTGCGACACACCCGGACCTCGGCTTTGCTCGGAGTGGACATTCCGGCCGACCAGCAAACGGAATTTCTGCACCGCCTGGGCCTGGAGATCCTCACCGGACCGGGAGTCGCGCCGACGACCGGCGTGCGCATGCCGCACACCACGGTTTTCCAGATTCCATTCTTCCGCGTCGATCTGAAGCGCGAAGTGGATTTGATCGAGGAAATCGGCCGGCTGTTCGGAGCGGATCAGATTCCATCGACGCCGCCGCGCAGCGCGATTGGGGCCAACGCCTACGACGCGGTTCACGACCAAATCGCCGAAGTCCGGCGAATTCTGGCGGGCCTCGGGTTGAACGAAGCGCAGGGCCAGACATTGATTTCGGATACCGCCGCCGAGTTGGCCGCCTCACCGGATATGTCGATCCGCCTGGCTAATCCGCTCAGCAACGACATGAACGTGTTGCGCCCGAGTTTGCTGCCCGGTCTGATCGACTCGCTGCGCCACAATGAAACCCGGAAAAACAGCGACGCCGCGCTTTTCGAGGTGGGGCGGGTGTTTCTGAGTTCGGCGGGGCGGTTGAATGAAGAGCGCCGGATCGCCGTCGCCCTCACCGGCCAGCGCGAAGCATTGTTCTGGAGCGGGAACGAACGGGGCGCGCGGTTCGACATCTACGATTTGAAAGGAGTCCTCGAAGAGTTTCTGGAACAGTTCGGTCTGCGCGGCACCGCTTACGCCCGGCGCGCAGAGCCCACCAAATTGTTCCTGGAATCGGCCGTCATTAGTTTGGGCGGCAAGATGCCGCTGGGCGAAATCGGGCAACTCCAGCCCGCCCTGGCCAAACGCCACGATCTGCGGGGTGCGGTGTTTCTCGCGGAGCTGGACCTGGACGCGCTGTTAGCCCGGAGGAATACGTCTCGATCCTTCAAAGCCTTGCCGGCCTTTCCTTCCATTCGGCGGGACGCGGCGATGTTGGTGACCGAGCGGACGACGCACGAAGCCATCCTCCATGCCGTCAAGCAGGCCAAACCGCAAAACCTCGAAAGCGTGGAACTGTTCGACGTGTTTCGCGGCGAGCATGTGCCCGCTGGCCAGAAAAGCGTGGCCTACGCGTTCACCTATCGCCATCCGGAACGGACTCTGACGGACACGGAGGTCAACGCAGTCCACGAGAAAGTGGTGGAGCAGCTAAAACAGAAGCTGCAGGCAGTCGTTCGAGAGTAA
- the nadC gene encoding carboxylating nicotinate-nucleotide diphosphorylase: MEPLSPQEIRSAVRAALAEDVGSGDVTTLAVVPEQAMAEAMMVAREPLVVAGLDFAEAAFRELAPAVRIERGTADGRHLQFGEWLLRISGPARAILTAERVALNFVQRLSGVATLTARFVEQMKGTRAKILDTRKTTPGWRRFEKYAVACGGGTNHRLGLHDMVLIKDNHLVAVQFEPPDPIGAAVRRAREKFPNLKIEVEVDHPEQVQQALAAGADTILLDNMDVEQLRTAVHWINGKALTEASGGVTLSNVKAIAATGVDYISVGALTHSARAVDVALDFLPRS; the protein is encoded by the coding sequence ATGGAACCGCTTTCGCCACAGGAAATCCGCAGCGCGGTCCGCGCCGCGCTCGCCGAAGACGTGGGGAGCGGCGACGTCACCACGCTGGCCGTGGTCCCCGAACAGGCTATGGCCGAAGCGATGATGGTGGCCCGCGAACCGCTGGTTGTCGCCGGACTGGACTTTGCGGAGGCCGCGTTCCGCGAGCTGGCTCCCGCGGTTCGGATCGAACGCGGGACGGCGGACGGCCGCCACCTTCAATTCGGCGAATGGCTCCTTCGCATCAGCGGTCCGGCTCGCGCCATCTTGACCGCCGAACGCGTCGCTTTGAACTTCGTCCAACGACTCTCCGGCGTGGCGACGTTGACCGCACGGTTCGTCGAGCAAATGAAAGGAACACGCGCGAAAATCCTCGACACCCGCAAGACCACGCCCGGTTGGAGGCGATTTGAGAAATATGCTGTGGCTTGCGGCGGCGGCACGAACCATCGACTGGGGTTGCACGATATGGTGTTGATAAAAGACAACCATCTGGTCGCGGTTCAATTCGAGCCGCCGGATCCCATCGGCGCCGCCGTGCGCCGCGCGCGGGAGAAGTTCCCCAACCTCAAGATCGAAGTCGAAGTGGATCATCCCGAACAGGTGCAACAGGCGCTGGCGGCCGGCGCGGACACCATTCTCCTCGACAATATGGACGTCGAACAACTCCGGACGGCTGTGCACTGGATCAATGGCAAAGCGCTGACGGAGGCCAGTGGGGGAGTCACTTTGTCCAACGTGAAGGCCATCGCTGCCACAGGCGTGGATTACATTTCCGTAGGCGCGCTGACTCATTCCGCGCGGGCGGTGGATGTCGCGTTGGATTTCTTGCCCAGGTCATGA
- a CDS encoding GNAT family N-acetyltransferase has protein sequence MFQPIIGGPGRERILSLLGWRTVAYEENGMDIRPLADRADVIPIVAEWLHTELNPEQRTRAAIERQLVENKARRDSLPITFVALIGSDVVGTVSLDESDLPPYDHLSPWLASLYVVPPHRGSGIGRALVVHATGFARSKCALPIYLWTQKAAGFYEQCGWRRMHSDVYLGLPITVMKFE, from the coding sequence GTGTTCCAGCCCATCATCGGAGGTCCTGGTCGGGAACGGATTCTGAGCTTGCTCGGCTGGCGCACGGTCGCTTACGAAGAGAACGGCATGGACATTCGCCCTTTGGCTGATCGCGCCGATGTCATACCAATCGTCGCGGAATGGCTCCACACCGAATTGAATCCCGAGCAACGAACTCGGGCCGCGATAGAGCGTCAACTCGTCGAGAACAAGGCGCGTCGGGATTCATTGCCGATTACCTTTGTCGCGCTCATCGGTTCCGATGTGGTCGGCACGGTCTCGTTGGATGAGTCCGACTTGCCGCCGTACGATCATCTTTCGCCCTGGCTGGCGTCGCTCTACGTCGTGCCTCCACACCGCGGCTCAGGAATTGGGCGTGCTCTGGTCGTGCATGCGACCGGGTTTGCTCGATCAAAATGCGCCTTGCCAATTTATCTCTGGACTCAGAAAGCCGCTGGCTTTTACGAACAGTGCGGCTGGCGCAGGATGCACTCGGATGTTTACCTGGGCCTTCCAATCACGGTGATGAAGTTTGAATGA
- a CDS encoding biotin--[acetyl-CoA-carboxylase] ligase produces MTIDAQILTALRAGEDRFVTGGDLAQHLGLTRAAIAARIHELRTLGYEIEASPHDGYRLRACPDLLHADDLVSRLGKPRVVGRDIRVFRETTSSNDVAEKLAADGVKEGVVVFAESQSKGRGRLGRRWISPARKGLWFSILLRPALRPFEATRLTIAAATALFRAIRAETGLFPEIKWPNDLLVRGKKVAGILTELKAELDPLRYLVLGIGVDVNLNASDFSDELRKTATSLKIESGESVDRAALAASILRELDRDYARLCSGQFEAIAEEWEEHCTTIGRNVVIDLAGRKIQGRAECLDADGALLLRTQHGRLERMVGGDVRVEK; encoded by the coding sequence ATGACCATCGATGCCCAGATTTTGACGGCCCTGCGCGCGGGAGAAGATCGTTTTGTGACAGGAGGTGATTTGGCCCAGCACCTCGGTCTCACCCGCGCCGCTATTGCGGCTCGAATCCACGAACTGCGCACTCTCGGCTACGAGATCGAGGCCAGTCCGCACGATGGCTATCGGTTGCGGGCCTGCCCGGACTTGCTGCACGCGGATGACTTGGTGTCGCGCCTGGGAAAGCCCAGGGTCGTCGGACGCGACATCCGCGTTTTCCGGGAGACCACCTCGAGCAATGACGTCGCGGAAAAGCTCGCTGCGGACGGAGTGAAGGAAGGCGTCGTGGTTTTTGCTGAATCCCAATCCAAAGGCCGCGGCCGCCTGGGCCGAAGATGGATTTCCCCGGCGCGAAAGGGGCTTTGGTTCTCCATCTTGCTCCGGCCTGCGTTGCGCCCGTTCGAAGCCACACGACTGACCATCGCGGCGGCCACGGCGTTGTTCAGAGCGATCCGGGCGGAAACGGGACTCTTTCCCGAAATCAAATGGCCCAACGACCTTTTAGTCCGCGGCAAGAAGGTCGCCGGCATTCTCACTGAGTTGAAGGCGGAGTTGGACCCATTGCGCTACCTGGTCCTTGGCATTGGCGTGGACGTGAATTTGAACGCGAGCGATTTTTCGGATGAACTCCGGAAAACGGCTACGTCCCTGAAGATCGAAAGCGGCGAATCCGTGGACCGAGCGGCCCTGGCGGCGTCGATCTTGCGCGAACTGGATCGGGATTACGCGCGGTTGTGCTCCGGCCAATTCGAGGCGATTGCGGAAGAATGGGAGGAACACTGCACCACGATTGGCCGAAACGTCGTGATCGACCTGGCGGGCCGTAAAATCCAAGGCCGCGCCGAATGCCTCGACGCCGACGGCGCTTTGCTGCTCCGCACTCAGCATGGCCGTCTGGAGCGCATGGTCGGCGGCGACGTGCGGGTCGAAAAGTAA